The sequence below is a genomic window from Candidatus Baltobacteraceae bacterium.
CTTCGGCGTGCGCCAGAATGCCGGAACGTTCAGCTTGCGCGGGTCGACCGGCGTGACTTTGTCGGCCGACGACCACGAACGCACGGTCGCACCGCGCGCGTCGACGACCTGCAGGACCACCGGCGTCGTTACGTTGCGAACGTAGTAATCGAGCATCGCGCCGTTGGGCGGGTTCGTTCCGAGCGGCTCGTCCTTCGGCGGAACCGGCGTGCCTTCGTCGGTTCCGGGGCGGAGACGATAGGTGAGCGTCGTTCGATAGAGATAGGCGCCGCTTGCGGCGGCCCGTGCGATCTCGCGCAACGGCGTTGCATCGTCCATGATCCAGAACGCGCGTCCGTGCGTGGCGACGATGATATCGCCGTTGCGAAACGCGATGTCGCGAACGGACGCAGCCGGCAGATTCATCTGCAGCGATTGCCAATGGTTTCCGTCATCGAACGAGACGAAGACGCCGCTCTCGGTACCGGCATACAACAGATCGCGAACTTTGGGATCTTCGCGCACGACGTTGACGAAGGACCCGTTCGGAAGTCCGGCCGTAATGGCGGTCCAATGCGCGCCGCCGTCGTGCGTGCGGTAAATATACGGCTTGCGATCCTCGAGCCGGTGACGATCGACCGACGCGTAGGCGGTGGCGGCGTCGAAGTGCGATGCATCGATCGTGCCGACCTTACTCCACGGCGTGAGCGCCGGCGGCGTGACGTTCTTCCAGCGGGCGCCGCCGTCGGCCGTGCGCCAGATCAACCCGTCGTCGGTGCCGGCCCAGATCAGATTCGCATGCAGCGGCGAGGGTGCGATCGCATAGACGACGCCGCGCCGCGCGAGTCCGGTGTTGTCCTCGATCGTCGGACGATCGAGCGTCTTGGGAATCGTCAGCGTGCGTCGCGTCAGGTCCGGGCTAACGATATGCCAGGCTTTGCCACCGTTGGTGCTGCGAAAGATCTGCTGATGGCTGGCGTAGAGCGCGCGCGGATCGGCCGGCGAAAAGACGACCGGGAGCGTCCACGTGTTGCGTTCGATCGTTGCGGTTTGCGTAATCGTGGGATCCACCGTCGATTGCAAGCCGAGATCGACGTTCTCTTTATCGATCGGGTTGCTTCCGAAGATCGTGCCGGGATGCAGCGGGTCCGGCGCGACGTAGCCGCTCTCACCCGGCGCGTCGATCGGCATCCAATCGCGATAGCCGATGCCGGCGTGACGGCTGCGGCTGATGATTGCGATGCCGCCGGAATCCTGTTGCGCGCCGTAGAGCCAGTACGGAAAGCGCGTGTCCGCCGCAACGTGGTAAAACTGTCCGGTCGGCTGGTTGTACCACGAACTCCACGTCTTCGCGTCATCGACGCTCACGACGACGCCTTGATCGCTTCCCAGAATCATGCGGTCGCTGGTTGTGGGATCGATCCAGAGCGTGTGATAGTCGTCGCCGCCGGGCGCGCCCTTGATCGCCTCGAACGATTTTCCGCCGTCGGTCGAACGATACGTCGACGTGTTCATAACGTAGAGTTCGTCGGCGTTCTTCGGATCGGCGGTGATGCCGCCGAAGTACCAGCCGCGCGTCCAAATGCGGTCTTCGCCGTTAGAATGCGTCCAGGTAGTGCCGCCGTCGTCGCTGCGATAGATTCCGCCGGCCTTGGTATCGACCAACGCGTAGACGCGCGACGAGTTGGCCGGCGATATGGCGATGCCGATTCGACGCGGATGCTCGGGGAAGCCGTGTCCGGTGACGTGCGTCCACGTCTTGCCGGCGTCGGTCGTCTTGTAGAGCCCGCTGCCGGGGCCACTGCTCGGCGGATAGACGTTCCAGGGCGGCCGCCGGGTCTGCCAAAGCGACGCGAAGAGCACGTTGGAATCGCTCGGCGACATCGACAGGTCGATCGCGCCGGTGTCCTCGTCTTTGTAGAGCACTTTGCTCCAGGTTTTTCCGCCGTCGCTCGTTTTGAAAACGCCGCGCTCGGCGTTCGGCCCGTACTGATGGCCGAGCGCGGCGACGTAAACGACGTTTGCATCTTTCGGATCGACGACGATCTTGCCGATTTGCACGGTGTCGTCGAGACCGATGTGCGTCCACGTCTTGCCGCCGTCGATCGATTTATACATACCGTCGCCGGCTTGAATATCCGAACGCATGTCGGCTTCACCCGACCCGACGTAGAGCGTCTGCGGATCGCTCGGTGCGACGGCGATCGCGCCGATCGACGCGACCTTCTCCGAGTCGAAGATCGGAGTCCACGTGCGGCCGGCGTTGTCGGTGCGCCAAACGCCGCCGCCCACGGCGCCGAAATAAAACGTGCGGTCGTTGCCGGGAATGCCGGTCACCGCGAGCGCGCGGCCGCCGCGGAAGGGTCCGACCAGGCGCCAATTGAGACCCGAGTAGAGGCTTTGATCGTAGCTTTGGGCACCCGCCGGCGCGGCCGCGGCAAGAGCCAGCGGCGCGCACAACGCGAGCATCGAGACAAATACAAACAAACGTCGCATGGAAGCAAGCTTTCTCCAGATAGAAAAGGTGGCCTCGTGTTCCCACGAGGCCACCGTTCTTCAATCGTCCGGATCGGGAGCGCGCTACCAGCTGCCCCCGCCGCCGCCGTCACCCCCGCCGCCGAAGCCGCCGCCTCCGCCCCCGAGGTCGCCGAATCCGCCGCCGCCCCAATCGCCACCGGCACCCGCTCCGGGATCGGTCTGACCGGGATCGCTCTGCCAGCCGCCCGCGTCGGCCGGCGGCTGACCCTGAGCGCTCGCGTCGGCGCCGCCGAAGCCGCCCCCTAGGCCACCGCCGCCACGGAAGAGTTCGTTACCGAGAAACGCGCCGCCCAGGCCGCCGAGCAGTCCGCTCCAAAAGCCACCGCCGCCCCCGAATCCGCCGTAACCGGGACCGTACCCGCCGCCGTATCCCGGGCCGCCGGGACCACCCGGCCCGCCGGCCATCGGGCCCGGACCGTAGGAGCGTGGCCCCGAAGCCGCGCGCATGACCGAGCGAATGACGAGAAATGCGACGATCGCGATGAGGATCCACCAGAACATGCCGAGATGCACTCCTCCGGTCGTGGCCGCGCGCGCGCTTGCCGGTTGCGCGTAGGCCCCATTCCCGGGACGTTGTAGCGAGCTGAGGTGCGAGCGGTAAATATTGAGCACGTCGTTGACCGCGCTCGTGATGCCGGCATCGTAGTTGCCGGCCTTAAATTGCGAGGTCATGTCTTGCACGACGGTGGCGCTGGTGCCGGCCGTGAACCAGCCCGCGCGCGCGGCGGCACTATCCGGCAGCACGTACGCCTTACGATCGCCGCTCGCGATGTAAATGAGGGTGCCGTTGACCTGCTGCTGCGTGGCCGTACTTTGGGCAGCGGCCTGCACGCTCTGCCCCGCCGGTAAGGACGGCACGGTAACGACCACGACTTCCTTGCCGGTCTGCGCGTTGAAGCTTACCAGCCGCCCCTCGAGTTGCGAGACGACGCCTTGGCTAAAGATCCCAGCCCCGTCTTGAACGAACTGGGTCGCCGCCGCGACCGGCAGCATCGACGAGAGAACGGCAAGCGCGAGGCCGGCGACGGCGCGAAAACGTTTCATGAACAACCTCTCCAAGTCTGAGCTACTACCGGCTATGGCCCTCGAAGTTTCCCTGCAGCTCGGCCGAAGGCCGAACGCGACGGGTTCGCCGAAGGCGAACCCTAATGGGCGGTGCCGATGCTGATGAAGCCGACGCCCACGACGCTCAGGCCGAAGACGATCAGGAAAATCCAGATGAATGCCCTGAGCCAGTTTTGGCGGCGCTGGCGAGCGGTGCGCGTTTCGTGCCGCACGGGTGGGCGAACGCTCATGACGGCTGGGCCAGCCGTTCGCCGGTATCCGCCCACAGGCGCTCGAGGTTGTAAAACGCTCGCTGCTCCGGGGTGAAGACGTGTACGACGACGCCGCCCAGATCGATCAGGATCCAGTTGCCGTCGGAGTATCCCTCCACGCGCGCGACGCGGTTTCCCGATTCTTTAATCTTCTCGGATATGCTGTCGGCGATCGAACGAGTTTGGATCTTCGAGCGTCCGGTAGCGATCACGAACGTGTCGGCAATGATCGTCTTGCCGGCGATGTCTATTTCGACGAGATCTTCGGCTTTTTTGTCGAGTGCGGCGCTGCGCACGATCTCCAGAATGTCAGGCAGTGCGAACCTCCAGATCGTCGGTCGTGAGACCGAACGTGTGAGCCGCCTGCGCGGTTTGCGGCGCGGCGGG
It includes:
- the rsfS gene encoding ribosome silencing factor, whose product is MRSAALDKKAEDLVEIDIAGKTIIADTFVIATGRSKIQTRSIADSISEKIKESGNRVARVEGYSDGNWILIDLGGVVVHVFTPEQRAFYNLERLWADTGERLAQPS
- a CDS encoding TPM domain-containing protein; the protein is MKRFRAVAGLALAVLSSMLPVAAATQFVQDGAGIFSQGVVSQLEGRLVSFNAQTGKEVVVVTVPSLPAGQSVQAAAQSTATQQQVNGTLIYIASGDRKAYVLPDSAAARAGWFTAGTSATVVQDMTSQFKAGNYDAGITSAVNDVLNIYRSHLSSLQRPGNGAYAQPASARAATTGGVHLGMFWWILIAIVAFLVIRSVMRAASGPRSYGPGPMAGGPGGPGGPGYGGGYGPGYGGFGGGGGFWSGLLGGLGGAFLGNELFRGGGGLGGGFGGADASAQGQPPADAGGWQSDPGQTDPGAGAGGDWGGGGFGDLGGGGGGFGGGGDGGGGGSW